TATATGCTCCAACAAAATAATCTGAAAATCAGTTTTTAACTCTGTAATTATATAATTTATAAAATAATCAAGCAGTTGCATTGCAATTGTAATTTTTCCTTTATCAGATTTTTTTACTTTTTCCCAAGATAACTTCCTCACTATATTTTCTTTTTCTTCACCAAAATACGGTCTACTAGGTTGATCTATTATTAACCACTGAGGTACATAAGGTGACTTTTGAATTAATATTAGCTCATGTAGACCCAAAAATAAGCATAGGTGTAAAAACATATGATTTGAACTACTACCTACTTTACTTGGGTATGCCGATTTAGGCTTTCTTAATTCGAGTTTCTTTTCTTTATAATTAAAAGAAGACTTATATCCTTCATAATTATCTAGGGCATCACCGCTTTTATCTAAATAAACCTGAATTAATTCATCTAACAACCTCAATATTGTTTCTCTTTTATCTTGATAGTCAATTAATTTTATGTCATTTATTTGTTCTTCAATGTTTTTGATTTTCTCACTTATGTTTTCTTCTTCATCCGATTCATTCCATTGTTGTTTATAAAGTTCTAATTTGACTCTAAGTTCACCGATAAATATTAGCTTATCTATCTCATTCTTAGTAGATTTATCATTAATAGGTATATCAAAAATTGTTGAATTAATATCAGTAACTTTATCTTCATATTCTTTTATTTTATAATTTATATTAAAATCAAAGGGCAATTTCCCTTTATTATTCTGTGTTATCTGTTCGTATTCATCTTGCAAACTACTAATAAGTAGATCTAATTGAGTATTGCGGACAGAATGAGCCACTAGTGCGTAGTTTTGAGCCACCATTTGCGGATAATAGGGCCACTGAGTGCGGAGGAGGGAGCCACTGTATATTTAGAGAGAGATAAATAGACAGCCATTGAAGTTTCACTTTACTCCAATGGCTGCCAGTATTACCTAAGTGGCTTATCTTCTAACTGTTCGTCAATAATCTCAATTGCCCAAGAGACCAGTTCATCAATATCTAAATCCTCCTCATCGGTCCGTGTACAAGGAGTTAGTAATCTGTCTACTATTTTTATCATCACTTCTTCCGGCAGATATCTATGAAAGAAATAGTTAGCTATGCGGTTTTCAACCTCTATTGGAATCATTTTCTAACCACCAAACTATGACGTTCTCTCATTGATACCTCTCCATCGACTAGGATCTTATAGGAATCATGAACAATACGGTCAAGGATCGCATCTGCTACCTGTGCCTGTCCTAGTTTCGAATGCCACCCTTCCGGAGAGAACTGGGAACAGAATATGGTAGATGCTCTCTTTAATCTCGCCTCAATAATTTCCAAGATGTGAAGTGCTTTTTCCTCTGAAAGCTCAGTTAACAACCATTCATCAAGTATTAATAAATCAATCTTTTTATATTTTTGGATGAGTTTACGGAAGCTTCCATCGGCTTCATACTTTGCTGCTGCTAATTCATCCAGTAATTCCGGTAATCTAATATACTTTACTTTGTAAAATTGGCGACACGCATGAACACCAAAGGCATTAGATATCCATGTTTTGCCGTTCCCTGATGCACCCATTAAAATAATGTTATGGTGATTTTGGATATAGCTCCCCGTTGCCAGCTCTAATATTAGCTTCTTATCCAGGTTGCGGTCGGGATGATACTCTATGTCTTCAATAGCTGCCGTTGGCTCGTCGAAAGTGGCCTGCTTAATTAACCGTTCCAGCCTATTTGACTTTCGACGATCATACTCATGGTCTACTAACAGATTAAAACGATCGTCGAAATCCATATCTTGATAATCTTTGTTTAGACTCTGTTGCTGATACAGATCTGCCATAGCACCCATTTTCATTTCAGTTAATTTACGTAATGTTTCTTGGTTCATCATCTTGTTTTCCCTCCAAAGTATTCAGCACCACGGGTAAATCCATTATCATTCGTATTGTTTTGATAATTATCGATATTCGACTTTTTCCTGCGTTTCTTACCTCTATCCAATACACCCTTTAAGACAGAAATTGTTGGGTTTGTTGATATTTCAAGCAATGTATACGTTGCTCTCTCGATCTCATCGTTTGTATATTTTGTTGATAAGTTCCTTAATGTGCCAAGGATGTTTAATGCTTTCTTTTCTGGATTTATTTCTAAGATATAAGAAACAAACTGTGCCATGGAGGGTCCAATTGTTTCTGCCCATTTCCGATTGTTTTCAGGGGTATGCTCTAGATACAATTTATGATTATCAGGCATATGATCCGTGTTCGTAGAGAACTGGCCAACTTCCCCGGTTAACCTTTTATGGGATGCAATCCGTGTTTCTTTGAAGTACACTTCAATTAGATCCGTAGTCAGTCGAACATCGACTTGTTCACGGACGTAATCATATGGAACGGAATAATACATTCGTTCAACTTGAATGTGGTAGTTCAGTTGAACCTTTGCTGTTTTCCATTCCGCAAGCTTGTAACGTGTTTGGGGAAGCTGTTGAAGGTGGGATTTCTCTTCTTCCTCAAACACCTTTTTACGGGAACCAGGGCGTTTTTGAAAATCAATTGTATTGATTTCTTCTAGCTTTTCAAAGATTCGTTGATTTAAGTCCTCTATATGAAAACATTGATAGTTTCTCAACGAGGCAATAATCTGTCGGGAAATGTAGCCGACTGTTCCCTCCACACTTGCCTTATCCTTTGGTTTTCGAACCCGGCTCGGCACGATGACTGTGCGATAATAATCTGCTAGTTCACGATAGGCCTCATTGAGAAGAGGTTCATCTCGAAGGGCTTTTGTAACCCCTGTTTTTAGATTATCTGGAACCAATGTTTCAGGAACTCCACCAAAATATTGGAATGCATGAATATGAGCCTTAAGCCAATT
This genomic window from Pueribacillus theae contains:
- the istB gene encoding IS21-like element helper ATPase IstB — protein: MMNQETLRKLTEMKMGAMADLYQQQSLNKDYQDMDFDDRFNLLVDHEYDRRKSNRLERLIKQATFDEPTAAIEDIEYHPDRNLDKKLILELATGSYIQNHHNIILMGASGNGKTWISNAFGVHACRQFYKVKYIRLPELLDELAAAKYEADGSFRKLIQKYKKIDLLILDEWLLTELSEEKALHILEIIEARLKRASTIFCSQFSPEGWHSKLGQAQVADAILDRIVHDSYKILVDGEVSMRERHSLVVRK
- the istA gene encoding IS21 family transposase produces the protein MVNCRKILELYFEGISQRTISSSTGHSRNTVSEVVHRAKKLGLESLNDTMTNSWLEAFLFPEKQAIEKGYFPVDWEVVHKELQKKNVTLALLHHEYETEAREGGKIPYAYRTFCEKYGKYAKKYKLTMPIRRKPGEIMEVDWAGSTLSIIDRSTGETIPAYVFIATLPYSQLSYVEAFLDMKSPNWLKAHIHAFQYFGGVPETLVPDNLKTGVTKALRDEPLLNEAYRELADYYRTVIVPSRVRKPKDKASVEGTVGYISRQIIASLRNYQCFHIEDLNQRIFEKLEEINTIDFQKRPGSRKKVFEEEEKSHLQQLPQTRYKLAEWKTAKVQLNYHIQVERMYYSVPYDYVREQVDVRLTTDLIEVYFKETRIASHKRLTGEVGQFSTNTDHMPDNHKLYLEHTPENNRKWAETIGPSMAQFVSYILEINPEKKALNILGTLRNLSTKYTNDEIERATYTLLEISTNPTISVLKGVLDRGKKRRKKSNIDNYQNNTNDNGFTRGAEYFGGKTR
- a CDS encoding DUF3732 domain-containing protein yields the protein MVAQNYALVAHSVRNTQLDLLISSLQDEYEQITQNNKGKLPFDFNINYKIKEYEDKVTDINSTIFDIPINDKSTKNEIDKLIFIGELRVKLELYKQQWNESDEEENISEKIKNIEEQINDIKLIDYQDKRETILRLLDELIQVYLDKSGDALDNYEGYKSSFNYKEKKLELRKPKSAYPSKVGSSSNHMFLHLCLFLGLHELILIQKSPYVPQWLIIDQPSRPYFGEEKENIVRKLSWEKVKKSDKGKITIAMQLLDYFINYIITELKTDFQIILLEHIPKSIWTEAGLSNFHLVEEFKNGNALIRFDENNQAY